A genomic region of Melanotaenia boesemani isolate fMelBoe1 chromosome 13, fMelBoe1.pri, whole genome shotgun sequence contains the following coding sequences:
- the sall4 gene encoding sal-like protein 4, with translation MSRRKQAKPQHINSDEPGSAQTGTLQDDPAEETGNDVKRLRMEDTRVCNKCCAEYFDEAEFLEHEKNCTKSQQVVIMKEGDCGEVLEEYSQGSPDGLNSDHDDSQSSNHSNTDQLERTEEESSMNAEDSVHQDQGEMPGSPEMAFQPSPKMQDSNVTLETMADTKVAVSQHSSNTSVTSPQEVLQAIPVILEQLVCLQQQQLQQIQITEQIRIQVAMMTPQGLQSSVGTAMDPLKALGAHLSQQLSAAAALIGKRTGSQSLSMETIKQGKLPLPAGIGASLGSVASKSDILKSVPDLSSRLPALLPQSPAVLGFPSSFNGIQAGIESSKKLKTKMLSLPPEPKNVESLYKHKCKYCGKTFGNDSALQIHLRSHTGERPFKCNICGNRFTTKGNLKVHFQRHKDKYPNISMNPHPVPEHLDNIPTSSGIPFGMSVPIEESNLTEMKPILSHPAPGFNPSPMSGFKPFDAYGGDTFSQKPSPSTSEGSPSISSVFGQESGQDPNQKDAKELLGALHHMNGSALPGEASSGTAKLQQMVDGLEKRTDDPNECVICHRVLSCQSSLKMHYRTHTGERPYKCKICGRAFSTKGNLKAHYGVHRANTPLKMQHSCPICQKKFTNAVVLQQHIRMHMGGQIPNTPMPENQFEAGEVLEPSLSEDKNMDVNGFDASMEDHESELTSQKPNDSSNSLPPVSEDPQKLVPSPVFSSLDVLKNLTSALALKRQSSTASESEGTSKESPPENHNGRSPAISDSAISFHSSSPVNNFGTKSPESAGDEFGCSGSKQESDGTQDVSESGGALDLTASSSFIPKVIKEEPGMLFTNGDYAPSTIPFMKIPSSLGSMEMKIPSENPLGPHGLFSSHMPQGTAMSSSMSSAPRRSTKQHTCNACGKNFSSASALQIHERTHTGEKPFACNICGRAFTTKGNLKVHIGTHMWNNSSRRGQRLSLDNPMALMAMNSEAKMVPDIMQAPKELPAPPMNFDPSLWNQYAAAAFSSGLTMKTNEISVIQGGGIPLPGSPAGGPLIGSTGGLMKMDGSHSGLPATMAESEKNGSDGVPKAHFPHFMEEGKIAVN, from the exons ATGTCGAGGCGCAAACAAGCCAAACCACAGCACATCAACTCCGACGAGCCCGGTTCGGCCCAGACTG GGACTCTACAAGATGATCCAGCTGAAGAGACAGGAAACGACGTGAAGAGGCTGAGGATGGAGGACACCAGAGTCTGCAACAAGTGTTGCGCCGAATACTTTGACGAAGCAGAATTTCTCGAGCATGAAAAAAATTGCACTAAAAGTCAACAAGTGGTCATCATGAAGGAGGGAGACTGTGGTGAAGTGCTGGAGGAATATTCCCAGGGTTCTCCCGATGGCTTAAACAGCGATCATGATGATAGCCAGTCCAGTAATCATTCCAATACAGACCAGCTGGAGAGGACGGAGGAAGAGTCCAGCATGAACGCAGAGGACTCTGTGCACCAGGATCAGGGAGAAATGCCTGGCAGTCCTGAGATGGCTTTCCAGCCTTCACCCAAAATGCAAGATtcaaacgtcaccctggaaaCTATGGCTGACACTAAAGTGGCCGTGTCCCAGCATTCTTCAAATACCTCGGTGACGTCACCACAGGAAGTGCTGCAGGCCATCCCCGTCATCCTGGAGCAGCTGGtgtgtctgcagcagcagcagctacaaCAGATCCAGATCACAGAGCAGATCAGAATCCAGGTAGCCATGATGACCCCGCAGGGTCTGCAGTCATCTGTGGGGACAGCCATGGACCCTCTGAAAGCTCTCGGTGCTCATCTCTCTCAGCAGCTGTCTGCCGCAGCAGCTCTGATTGGAAAAAGGACTGGGAGTCAGAGCCTGTCCATGGAGACCATAAAACAAGGTAAACTACCTCTGCCCGCTGGTATCGGCGCCTCACTGGGATCAGTGGCTTCTAAATCAGACATTTTGAAGAGCGTTCCAGATCTAAGCAGCCGTCTACCAGCTCTGCTGCCCCAGTCTCCGGCCGTCCTGGGTTTCCCCAGCTCCTTTAACGGGATCCAAGCGGGGATCGAGTCCTCTAAGAAGCTGAAGACCAAGATGCTGTCCCTCCCACCAGAACCAAAGAATGTAGAATCGCTGTACAAGCACAAGTGTAAATACTGTGGGAAAACGTTTGGGAATGACAGCGCCCTGCAGATTCACCTACGCTCCCACACGGGCGAGAGGCCTTTCAAGTGTAACATTTGTGGAAACCGCTTCACCACCAAAGGAAACCTCAAAGTCCACTTCCAGAGGCACAAAGACAAGTATCCTAACATAAGCATGAATCCTCATCCTGTACCGGAGCACCTTGACAATATTCCCACCAGCAGTGGCATTCCTTTCGGAATGTCTGTGCCCATAGAAGAGTCCAATCTCACTGAAATGAAGCCCATCCTCAGTCATCCTGCTCCTGGCTTCAACCCGTCACCCATGTCTGGATTTAAACCTTTTGATGCATACGGTGGTGACACATTTTCCCAGAAGCCCTCCCCATCTACAAGTGAAGGCTCCCCGTCCATCTCCTCTGTATTTGGCCAAGAATCTGGTCAGGATCCCAATCAGAAGGATGCTAAAGAACTCCTTGGAGCGCTGCATCACATGAATGGCAGTGCCCTCCCAGGAGAAGCCAGCTCTGGAACCGCTAAGCTACAGCAGATGGTGGACGGTCTGGAAAAAAGGACCGACGATCCCAACGAGTGTGTGATCTGCCACAGGGTGCTCAGCTGCCAGAGCTCGCTGAAGATGCATTACCGCACACACACCGGAGAGCGGCCCTACAAGTGCAAAATCTGTGGTCGCGCGTTCTCCACCAAGGGCAACCTCAAGGCTCATTATGGGGTGCACAGAGCCAACACTCCTTTGAAAATGCAGCATTCGTGTCCCATCTGCCAGAAGAAGTTCACCAACGCTGTGGTTCTGCAGCAGCACATCCGCATGCACATGGGGGGGCAGATCCCCAACACCCCCATGCCAGAAAACCAGTTTGAAGCTGGAGAAGTGTTGGAGCCGTCTCTATCAGAGGACAAGAACATGGATGTGAATGGGTTTGACGCAAGCATGGAAGATCACGAGTCAGAGCTGACCTCCCAGAAGCCCAACGATTCCTCAAATTCCCTCCCGCCTGTCTCAGAGGATCCCCAGAAGCTGGTGCCCTCCCCTGTGTTTTCCAGCCTGGACGTCCTGAAGAATCTTACCTCTGCTCTTGCACTGAAAAGACAGAGTAGCACTGCTTCAGAGAGCGAGGGGACGTCCAAGGAGTCCCCACCGGAAAACCACAACGGCCGCAGTCCTGCCATTTCTGACTCGGCCATTTCATTCCACTCCTCCTCCCCAGTGAACAACTTTGGGACTAAATCCCCCGAGTCAGCTGGGGATGAATTTGGCTGCAGCGGGTCCAAACAGGAGTCCGATGGCACACAAGATGTCAGCGAGTCGGGTGGAGCTCTGGACCTCACAGCTTCCAGCAGCTTCATCCCCAAAGTGATCAAAGAGGAACCAGGAATGCTGTTTACTAACGGAGACTACG CTCCCAGCACCATCCCTTTCATGAAGATCCCATCAAGTCTGGGCAGCATGGAGATGAAGATTCCTTCAGAGAATCCTTTGGGTCCTCACGGTCTGTTCAGCTCCCACATGCCTCAGGGAACGGCCATGTCCTCCTCCATGTCCTCCGCACCACGCCGGTCCACCAAACAGCACACATGTAACGCCTGTGGCAAGAACTTCTCCTCCGCCAGCGCCCTGCAGATCCACGAGCGCACACACACGGGCGAGAAGCCTTTCGCCTGCAACATCTGTGGCCGCGCTTTCACCACCAAGGGAAACCTGAAG GTTCATATAGGcactcacatgtggaacaactCTTCACGCCGTGGCCAGCGCCTGTCTCTGGATAACCCCATGGCGCTGATGGCCATGAACTCTGAAGCCAAGATGGTGCCAGACATCATGCAGGCACCCAAAGAGCTGCCTGCACCACCCATGAACTTTGACCCATCTCTATGGAACCAGTACGCTGCTGCTGCCTTCAGCAGCGGCCTGACTATGAAGACCAATGAAATTTCTGTCATCCAGGGAGGTGGCATCCCGCTCCCCGGGAGCCCCGCCGGCGGGCCTCTGATCGGATCCACTGGGGGCCTGATGAAGATGGACGGATCCCACTCGGGTTTGCCTGCCACCATGGCTGAAAGCGAGAAGAATGGGTCTGACGGGGTACCCAAAGCCCACTTCCCACATTTCATGGAGGAGGGTAAAATCGCAGTCAACTGA